A single Filimonas effusa DNA region contains:
- a CDS encoding SusC/RagA family TonB-linked outer membrane protein, with protein MKESFVQRSRFKMVYWLYACLFFLPVLLQAQATSRVSGTVTNEKGDPVSAATVSIKGTTQAVITDDQGHFNIAASRGQVLVISYIGYADKEVTVAGNTNITVSLASRLETLEDVVVIGYGAQRKKDLTGSVAVVSPKEMKKVAASDVGQMLQGRAAGINVTSDGQPGAMPVIKIRGTTSFGDQTPLYVVDGVMLLNPPRDFSPNDIESIQILKDGTAAAIYGATGANGVVIITTKQGKKNAPLRVDYNGYYGLDRVAQKIPVANRVGYQMLNNESQLNGGQTVAPANDPQNPRYINNVDVDWQKEGLKTGHRMNHNLNLSGGGANVTYNASLDYFKQEGTFVGNGPDYNRYTARFNSTQEKGIFKFGQSISYTHSKENTLTYRTDVLTGGRPPLINDMVINIPTMKVYDPEMPQGYGGTQSDLQRAISLNVVAINKLFTNFTEVDRTFGVAWAEAQLIKSGGHSLKYKVNVSYDKTIARDFLYQPVFDLGFFFKQNTSRLDDNSRVYTNGLFENFLTYDKSFGKHTINVVTGTSYTKNSTLNRYAHSENVDPDYPVLDNGDNRTTSGYRDEFTFFGIFGRVNYSYGDKYLLTANIRRDGSSRFAPENKYGYFPGVSAGWRISNEEFIHLPSFISELKLRGGWGQLGNANIRNYGYQAYLNPNIVYSFAGTRVIGGLQTAVVDPNIRWETKTTSNVGFDAVFLNGKFDLTAEYYNNKSTDLLVDVPIPGSVGSTNTAVLTNAASLRNRGVEIAAGYHKRKGAFTFDINANFTTLSNKVLQLGGNESQRIVGGFITKVGHTMGQHYGWVTDGIFQNQADIDNSPFQNAATAPGDFKFKDLSGPEGKPDGIIDAYDRTTLGNSLPKYYFGLTFSAAYKGFDFTLFTSGSGGFVINSSLYRALMHTTDYINYHEDALNRWTPQNPNNEYSRLVANDPNQNGRDSDRKGWLQKGDYLRLNTVSLGYTLPKQFTGKAVSSLRVYVTAQNVYTFQGYKSFNPDYAQSRVWEPGYDAGSYPTPRTIMFGVQASF; from the coding sequence ATGAAAGAATCCTTTGTACAACGAAGTAGGTTCAAGATGGTATACTGGTTGTATGCCTGCCTGTTTTTCTTGCCTGTATTGTTACAGGCTCAGGCAACCAGCAGGGTTTCAGGTACTGTAACAAACGAGAAGGGGGATCCTGTATCGGCTGCAACAGTTTCCATAAAAGGAACAACCCAGGCCGTGATCACAGACGACCAGGGGCATTTCAATATTGCTGCTTCCCGGGGCCAGGTGCTTGTCATCAGCTATATAGGTTACGCTGATAAGGAGGTGACCGTAGCGGGTAATACCAATATTACCGTTAGTCTCGCTTCCAGGTTGGAAACGCTGGAAGACGTGGTGGTGATAGGTTATGGCGCCCAGCGTAAGAAAGATCTTACCGGTTCTGTTGCTGTAGTGAGTCCCAAAGAGATGAAAAAAGTGGCTGCAAGCGATGTAGGTCAGATGCTTCAGGGCCGTGCAGCCGGTATCAACGTTACCAGTGACGGTCAGCCCGGCGCTATGCCTGTGATCAAAATAAGGGGTACTACTTCTTTTGGTGATCAGACACCGCTTTACGTGGTAGACGGTGTGATGTTGCTGAACCCGCCCCGGGATTTCAGTCCTAATGACATAGAGTCCATCCAAATCCTCAAGGACGGTACTGCTGCTGCTATTTATGGTGCTACAGGCGCCAATGGCGTTGTGATCATTACTACCAAACAGGGCAAGAAAAACGCGCCCCTGCGCGTGGATTACAATGGGTATTATGGCCTTGACAGGGTAGCGCAGAAGATACCTGTGGCCAACAGGGTGGGATACCAGATGCTGAACAATGAATCGCAGCTGAATGGCGGTCAGACGGTAGCACCTGCAAACGATCCTCAGAATCCCCGTTATATCAATAATGTAGATGTTGACTGGCAGAAAGAAGGTCTTAAGACTGGCCATCGTATGAACCATAACCTGAATTTGAGTGGTGGTGGCGCCAATGTTACCTATAATGCATCTCTCGATTACTTCAAGCAGGAGGGGACTTTTGTTGGCAACGGGCCTGATTATAACCGTTATACCGCCCGTTTTAATTCTACCCAGGAGAAAGGGATCTTTAAATTCGGTCAGTCGATATCTTACACCCATTCCAAGGAAAATACGCTCACGTACCGCACGGATGTACTTACCGGTGGCCGTCCGCCGCTGATCAACGATATGGTGATCAATATTCCTACGATGAAGGTGTATGATCCGGAGATGCCACAGGGGTATGGTGGAACCCAATCGGATCTGCAGCGGGCGATTTCTTTGAACGTAGTAGCTATCAACAAGCTGTTCACCAACTTTACTGAAGTTGACCGTACGTTTGGTGTGGCCTGGGCTGAAGCGCAACTGATAAAATCAGGTGGTCATAGCCTGAAATATAAGGTGAACGTGAGCTATGATAAAACCATTGCACGTGATTTTCTGTACCAGCCTGTATTTGATCTGGGTTTCTTCTTTAAACAGAATACCAGCCGTTTGGATGATAACTCACGCGTATACACTAATGGATTGTTCGAGAATTTTCTCACCTACGATAAAAGCTTTGGTAAACATACCATCAACGTAGTTACAGGTACCAGTTATACCAAGAACAGTACGCTGAACCGTTATGCGCATTCAGAGAATGTTGATCCTGATTACCCGGTGCTTGACAACGGCGATAACAGAACAACCAGTGGCTATAGAGATGAGTTTACTTTCTTCGGTATTTTCGGCAGGGTGAACTATAGCTATGGCGACAAATACCTGTTAACAGCCAATATCCGCCGGGATGGTTCTTCCCGTTTTGCTCCCGAGAACAAGTATGGTTATTTTCCTGGTGTATCGGCCGGCTGGCGGATCAGCAATGAGGAGTTTATTCATCTTCCTTCTTTCATCAGTGAGCTGAAATTAAGAGGGGGATGGGGACAATTGGGTAATGCGAATATCCGCAACTACGGATACCAGGCTTATCTGAACCCCAATATTGTGTATAGTTTTGCCGGAACCCGCGTGATTGGCGGGCTGCAGACAGCGGTTGTTGACCCTAATATCCGCTGGGAAACAAAAACAACTTCCAACGTTGGTTTTGATGCGGTATTCCTGAACGGTAAATTCGATCTTACAGCGGAGTACTACAACAACAAATCTACCGATCTGCTGGTAGATGTGCCTATTCCGGGATCTGTTGGTTCAACCAATACGGCAGTGCTTACCAATGCGGCTTCACTGAGAAACCGTGGTGTTGAAATTGCTGCCGGCTATCATAAACGCAAAGGTGCGTTCACTTTTGATATCAATGCCAACTTTACGACCCTTTCAAACAAGGTGCTGCAGCTGGGTGGCAATGAATCGCAGCGTATTGTTGGTGGTTTTATCACCAAGGTTGGACATACTATGGGGCAGCATTATGGCTGGGTTACTGATGGTATTTTCCAGAACCAGGCTGATATTGATAATAGTCCTTTCCAGAATGCAGCTACTGCTCCCGGCGATTTCAAGTTCAAAGACCTGAGCGGTCCTGAAGGGAAGCCTGATGGTATCATAGATGCTTATGACCGTACAACATTAGGAAATTCATTGCCTAAATATTATTTCGGTCTTACGTTCAGTGCGGCGTATAAAGGTTTTGATTTCACCCTGTTTACATCGGGCAGCGGCGGGTTTGTGATAAACAGTTCGCTTTACCGTGCGCTTATGCATACGACAGATTATATCAACTATCATGAAGATGCGTTGAACCGGTGGACGCCGCAGAATCCGAACAACGAGTATTCCAGGCTGGTGGCGAACGATCCCAACCAGAACGGGCGTGATTCGGACCGTAAAGGCTGGTTACAAAAAGGAGATTACCTGAGGCTGAACACTGTTTCTCTTGGTTATACTTTGCCTAAACAATTTACAGGTAAAGCTGTAAGCAGTTTGCGGGTATACGTTACGGCCCAGAATGTTTATACTTTCCAGGGATACAAGAGCTTTAACCCTGATTATGCCCAGTCGAGGGTATGGGAGCCTGGTTATGATGCGGGTTCTTATCCTACGCCCCGTACGATCATGTTTGGTGTACAGGCTTCCTTCTGA
- a CDS encoding ligand-binding sensor domain-containing protein produces the protein MRKKRYISLALSLVMAGIAVAQQYNFRHYQVENGLSNNAVICMLQDSSHFMWFGTKDGLNRFDGYRFKVFRHQPRNNRSIGSNFIHCLSEGANGFLWVGTDKGIYRYNAVSESFEKLSNQVTGVISDLKAGSNGSLWFIMNQMLYCYQPSKNHFVFFDPARYGFFTSLSPLPGGSLCLSTPDGLVKHYDPVTGTMRSTDMFSHSQPTSSRWIERVYAIDNTNILIATSNQGAKWLNLSGSTYTDILTRENNTDLFVRNFLKVSDSTVWIASESGIFVYNLHNHQYANLKKAYNNPFSLSDNAVYSFCKDEEGGIWAGTYFGGANYYPMQRSAFQRMFPMPDQNSLSGNVVREITEDRYGNIWIGTEDAGLNKLSSKTGLLSSYLPTGKKGSIAYTNIHGLLADGDYLWIGTFEHGLDVMDIPTGKIIHHYSKGNRPGDLQSNFIHCITKTKQGEILLGTTIGAYRFNSHNHTFTPITSMPVNNWYSYIKQASDGTLWAATYGNGIRFFNPATGRSGNFICRQDAKGTLPDNRVNSIYEDSRKQLWFASEGGLSKWNARDSSFRNYTTADGLPTDYVLSILEDSSSNIWISTSKGLAMLSAATDKFTVYTTANGLLSDQFNFNSAYRNANGKMYFGSVKGLTTFQPDLFSDNPFVPPVFITGIEVFNQELVIGDKDSPLKKSISYTSSISLPYDQSTISIDFAALGFSAPEMIAYAYRMKGLDDDWVYLSKNRKAFFTRLKPGNYVFEVKAAASNGRWSPTPTRLEVEIRPPWWATNWAYFIYILLGASAFIYILRAYHQYTEAKNKRKYEQLEAAKEKEIFTAKIEFFTNVAHEIKTPLSLIKGPLEKIMKKAEGITDIANNLGIMERNTNRLIDLTNQLLDFRQTEINSFRLNFIHVNISELLEETFNSFRPLAEEKGLRYHIRYPSQQVFAYIDTDAFKKILYNLFSNALKYASRQASIHLYEIAENDTFFRITFQNDGFTIPVDMRDKIFEPFFRMQETATEQGTGIGLTLSRSLAQLHGGAIIVSSNPGGGNVFSLQLPLQQQNES, from the coding sequence TTGAGAAAAAAAAGATATATAAGCCTGGCGTTATCGCTTGTTATGGCAGGCATAGCTGTTGCACAGCAGTATAACTTCAGGCATTACCAGGTAGAGAACGGCCTTAGCAACAATGCAGTGATATGCATGTTGCAGGATAGCAGCCATTTTATGTGGTTTGGCACAAAAGACGGCCTTAACCGGTTCGATGGCTATCGCTTTAAGGTCTTCCGCCACCAGCCGCGCAATAACAGGAGTATAGGCAGCAACTTCATCCATTGCCTGTCCGAAGGAGCCAACGGCTTCCTCTGGGTAGGAACCGATAAAGGCATTTATCGCTACAATGCAGTATCGGAAAGCTTTGAAAAACTATCGAACCAGGTTACCGGCGTCATCTCCGATCTTAAAGCCGGCAGCAACGGCAGCTTATGGTTTATCATGAACCAGATGTTATATTGTTATCAGCCATCCAAAAATCACTTCGTATTCTTTGACCCCGCACGTTATGGCTTCTTTACCTCACTAAGCCCGCTGCCCGGTGGCAGCCTGTGTCTAAGCACACCGGACGGCCTGGTAAAACATTACGACCCGGTAACAGGAACCATGCGCTCCACAGATATGTTCTCGCATTCCCAGCCTACCAGCTCCCGCTGGATCGAACGGGTATACGCAATTGACAATACGAATATATTGATCGCCACATCAAACCAGGGAGCCAAATGGCTTAACCTCTCCGGCTCCACCTATACCGATATCCTTACCCGGGAAAACAATACCGATCTGTTTGTAAGAAATTTTCTGAAAGTATCCGATAGCACCGTCTGGATCGCATCAGAATCAGGCATCTTTGTATACAACCTGCACAATCACCAGTACGCCAACTTAAAGAAAGCATATAACAACCCCTTCTCCCTCTCCGACAACGCCGTTTATTCTTTTTGTAAAGATGAAGAAGGTGGTATCTGGGCCGGAACTTATTTCGGCGGAGCGAACTACTACCCCATGCAACGCAGCGCGTTCCAGCGAATGTTTCCTATGCCCGATCAGAATTCGCTTAGCGGCAACGTAGTACGCGAAATAACAGAAGACCGGTATGGCAATATCTGGATAGGTACGGAAGACGCAGGTTTAAACAAATTAAGCAGTAAAACAGGATTGCTAAGCAGCTACCTGCCTACCGGCAAAAAAGGCAGTATCGCCTACACCAATATCCACGGCCTGCTCGCAGATGGCGACTACTTATGGATAGGCACCTTCGAGCATGGACTCGACGTAATGGATATCCCTACCGGCAAAATCATTCATCATTATTCCAAAGGCAACCGCCCCGGCGATCTCCAGAGCAATTTTATACATTGCATCACCAAAACAAAACAGGGAGAGATCCTGCTGGGTACTACAATAGGCGCCTACCGTTTCAACAGCCATAACCATACATTCACCCCCATCACATCTATGCCCGTCAACAACTGGTACTCATATATAAAACAGGCCTCCGATGGCACCTTATGGGCGGCAACCTATGGCAATGGCATCCGCTTCTTTAATCCCGCTACAGGCCGCTCAGGCAATTTTATCTGCCGGCAGGATGCCAAAGGAACATTGCCCGACAATCGCGTCAACAGTATTTATGAAGACAGCAGAAAGCAGCTCTGGTTTGCCTCCGAGGGCGGCCTGAGTAAATGGAATGCCCGCGACAGCAGCTTCCGCAACTATACTACTGCCGACGGATTGCCCACTGATTATGTATTGAGTATCCTCGAAGATAGCAGCAGCAATATATGGATTTCAACTTCCAAAGGCCTGGCTATGCTTTCAGCCGCAACCGATAAGTTCACGGTGTATACTACCGCCAACGGCTTGCTCAGCGACCAGTTCAATTTTAACTCAGCCTACAGAAACGCCAATGGCAAAATGTATTTCGGTAGCGTAAAAGGACTCACCACCTTTCAACCCGATCTGTTTTCAGACAACCCGTTTGTCCCTCCCGTATTTATAACAGGCATTGAAGTTTTTAACCAGGAACTGGTCATCGGCGATAAAGATTCTCCTTTAAAAAAATCGATCAGTTATACCAGCAGCATCAGTCTTCCATACGATCAATCCACCATCAGCATCGATTTTGCAGCGCTGGGGTTCTCAGCGCCCGAAATGATAGCCTATGCCTACCGCATGAAAGGCCTTGACGACGACTGGGTATACTTGTCTAAAAACCGCAAAGCATTCTTTACAAGGCTCAAACCCGGCAACTATGTTTTCGAAGTAAAGGCAGCAGCCAGCAATGGCCGGTGGAGCCCCACTCCCACCCGCCTCGAGGTAGAGATCAGGCCACCCTGGTGGGCAACCAACTGGGCATACTTCATCTATATCCTCCTGGGCGCATCCGCCTTTATATACATATTACGGGCCTATCATCAATACACCGAAGCCAAGAACAAAAGAAAGTATGAACAGCTGGAAGCAGCTAAGGAAAAAGAGATCTTCACAGCCAAGATAGAATTCTTTACCAACGTAGCGCACGAAATAAAAACACCGCTATCTCTCATCAAAGGCCCGCTCGAAAAGATAATGAAAAAAGCAGAAGGTATCACCGATATCGCCAACAACCTGGGCATTATGGAACGCAATACCAACAGACTGATCGATCTTACCAACCAGCTCCTCGACTTCCGGCAAACAGAGATCAACAGCTTCAGACTAAACTTCATTCATGTTAATATATCGGAATTATTGGAAGAAACATTCAACAGCTTCCGCCCGCTGGCCGAAGAAAAAGGTTTGCGCTACCACATTCGCTACCCTTCGCAGCAGGTGTTTGCCTACATCGACACCGATGCTTTTAAAAAAATCCTTTATAACCTGTTCAGCAACGCTCTCAAATATGCAAGCCGGCAGGCTTCCATTCATTTATATGAAATAGCCGAAAACGATACTTTTTTCCGGATAACATTTCAGAACGATGGATTTACCATTCCGGTAGACATGAGGGATAAGATCTTTGAACCCTTTTTCAGAATGCAGGAAACAGCAACTGAACAAGGTACCGGTATCGGCTTAACACTGTCACGGTCGCTGGCTCAGTTACATGGCGGAGCTATTATTGTAAGCAGTAATCCGGGCGGCGGCAATGTATTTTCATTACAGTTACCTTTACAACAACAGAACGAATCATAA
- a CDS encoding response regulator transcription factor produces the protein MKATILLVEDNKEMLDFVADDLSEKYQVLKAFNGRQALEILKDEVVQMIISDVMMPEIDGFELCRTIKSSFEYSHIPVILLTARNTLQSKIQGLELGADAYIEKPFSPEYLHVQIANLLSNRDKIKEYFAQSPLIHIKSIAHSKSDELFLEKLNETICDNIEDEELDVEKLARIMAMSRPTLYRKIKSISNLTANELINITRLKKAAELLAADDYKIYEVATMVGFTSQTTFGRSFLKQFGMSPSAYQQNAKGNTAEN, from the coding sequence ATGAAAGCGACGATATTATTGGTAGAAGATAACAAAGAGATGCTGGATTTTGTGGCCGACGACCTCTCCGAAAAGTACCAGGTCCTTAAAGCATTCAACGGCAGGCAGGCCCTTGAAATTTTAAAAGACGAAGTGGTACAAATGATCATCTCCGATGTAATGATGCCGGAAATAGACGGCTTCGAACTTTGCCGCACCATCAAAAGCAGCTTCGAATACAGCCATATTCCCGTTATCCTGCTCACCGCACGGAATACCCTGCAATCAAAGATCCAGGGACTTGAACTGGGAGCCGACGCCTACATAGAAAAACCCTTTTCACCCGAATACCTTCATGTACAAATAGCCAACCTCCTTAGCAACAGGGATAAGATCAAAGAATATTTCGCCCAATCACCGCTCATCCATATCAAAAGCATCGCGCATTCCAAATCAGATGAGCTCTTCCTCGAAAAGCTGAACGAAACCATATGCGACAACATCGAAGACGAAGAACTCGATGTTGAAAAGCTGGCCAGGATCATGGCAATGAGCCGCCCCACCCTCTACCGGAAGATCAAATCAATTTCAAACCTCACCGCCAACGAACTTATCAATATCACACGGTTAAAGAAAGCAGCAGAGTTGCTTGCAGCCGACGATTACAAGATCTATGAAGTAGCAACCATGGTAGGCTTCACCTCCCAAACAACCTTCGGACGCAGCTTCCTGAAACAGTTTGGCATGTCGCCATCGGCTTATCAGCAAAATGCAAAGGGCAATACAGCTGAAAACTAG